The following coding sequences lie in one Prochlorococcus marinus XMU1419 genomic window:
- a CDS encoding NAD(P)H dehydrogenase assembly family protein: MKFEIRDKVKLIAPISYLKTSDNMPMLRPPDLVAIDEIGEILSIKSLDTVEVKFRRGCFLIDINKIEKI; the protein is encoded by the coding sequence ATGAAATTTGAAATAAGAGATAAGGTTAAGCTGATAGCGCCGATCTCCTACTTAAAGACTTCTGATAATATGCCAATGTTAAGACCTCCGGATTTAGTAGCAATTGATGAAATTGGGGAAATCTTATCAATAAAATCTCTAGATACTGTCGAAGTGAAGTTTAGAAGAGGTTGCTTTTTAATTGATATTAATAAAATTGAGAAAATCTAA